The following nucleotide sequence is from Citrus sinensis cultivar Valencia sweet orange chromosome 6, DVS_A1.0, whole genome shotgun sequence.
ATGTACAGAGAATACTTGGGCGGGAGATTCGTAAAGACAAAAAGAATGGGAGCGTATGGTTGACTCAAaagtcttatttgaagaaagtgTTAGAAAGATTCGGTATAGATGACAAAACAAAACCGGTATGTACACCTCTAACtcctcatttcaaattaagctCTTTTTCATGTCCTATATCTCAAGAAAAACGCGATTACATGACTCATGTTTCATATGCTAGTGTCGTGGGTAGTCTTATGTATGTTATGGTATGCATAAGGCCTGATATATCTCTAGCAGTGAGCATGGTTAGTAGATACATGCACAATCCGGGTAAAAATCAATGGCTTACAGTAAAGTGGATTCTCCGATATCTGTATGGGATAGTTGATGTTGGGTTATTGTTCAAGAAGGATTGTGGTCAACAATGTGTTGGGTattgtgattctgattttgcTGGAGACTTTGACAAGCGAAGATCAACAATGGGCTACGTATTGACATTGGGTGGAGGTCCGGTTAGCTGGAGGTCGATTTTGCAATCGACAATTGCTCTGTCCACTACGGAAGCAGAGTATATGGCAGCAACTGAAACTGTAAAAGAAGCTATCTGGTTGAAAGGCTTGTTAGGTGATTTGAGAGTAATCTAGGAGAACATTGCGGTCTTTTGTGATAATCAAAGTGCGATATTCCTTGCGAAGAATCAAACATATCACTGTTGACGAGTGTcaatcccacgaggaggtggattttaattgtgtgtagaattaattttctaaatgggtggttagatttgtggtgaaaatgatttggattatcctaaaattggaattaaaatggcgagaataatttgaagagaattctattgaaatgacgtacttgggtatctggatctgtatcaacatgcaccataggctaaatattccttattaatgccaattaaatcatgaggggagaatccacacctcatgaaccacactctaatcaatatggtgcaaATGGCTTATcgtaccaaataataataaccttgtattAGGAAGCCGGTGAAATCAAGGCGGTACTAAACAAGattgttattatttgtcgataagaagtcaaaacatccacaaaaactagaggggaagagaaaataaatttaccaaataaagcccataacacatgttgagacttcaccttcaacccaagcttgaaagaaaattagttactcataattgaactaggggtaaaatagaaatttattaaaatacgtagaaaatataagatggagaaggaattacagaaaatagatcccaaaaatggattcagagctatTAAATTAGGGGGAAGACcctctttttatagatacattgagtaaatcatggccatcagattaaaaacagtttggacgctcaggattacgCCATGTCAttagtcaacagtacgcggctTGACCACACAGTTTGAACAATAACACGATTTGACCCggcttgaacagtaacgcggtttggttgaaaataatcatgtgtaaTGCATATATCGTACGAGCAATTTTTTATCCACTAACATGTTGCCACGTCACCAATCAACaatgcataagaattttagtccaacaggatcggtcaatgccacgtcatcgatccgtctatatGAACAGtgcgtgaacagtaacgtagacagtatcgtacatgtgaacagtgccatttttccttttatgctctccctaaggttttcgaccgtcctgagttcaaaagtgatgttcgTTTTACCGTCTGaactctcgttcattgtgaaatgaccatgatgcccctaaaatacttaattaaaataaaacacacataattaaattacaagattcttaaatacataaaagtaagggttgttagtaagacttgaaatgtaaaatgacgattttttcctttataaatatgcattttctaacactcaacaatcaCGCTCGGACGAAGCACATAGATGTGAAAATCATTATGTGAGAGATACTATCGAGAGCGGTGTTGTGTTGTTGAGAAAGATCGATACCAAAGATAATCCATCAGATATGTTGACGAAGGTAGTTTCTGGAGTTAAATTTCAACATTATCCTTCGATTGTGTTCAGATATGTCTTTCGGGAATTTTGAATTACAGTTGGCTTGATCCTAAATTTTGGGTACGTAGGCAGTCACAGAGATGCAGCCACTTTGAGGATGAAAATCCTTTGGTAAGTCGGCTCAAATTTGGACAAATTTTTGCcgaggtggagaattgttgaaaagttGACAAAACTTAGTGACAAATTGGCCAAAGTTGGCACCGACCTTGGAAATTTAACACATGCATGTGGCTAAGCAATCAAAGCTTGAAAAGTTGGCACAAACCCTTAGAAATTTGGATGAAGCAtgtggttggaattgtggaaATTGAAGCCAAAGGAGTTGGTGAAGCATGTGacaatttgacaaattcaCAACAACTTTGACAATTTCGTAAATTGTTGGTGAAGGCCGAATTTGTAATAGTGCAAAATACttcctataaatagaggaagtttttcatttgttaagcatcccaaaattgttaagcttataagtttctaagttTTGAGAGAATTGAGAGAAGTGTATCTAgggaatttatctttcctacagagtgtgagagtactaggtatatttgggtttctgggaagtgagattcgttactcaaatattgtactctattaattgttaaataaacaattattctttcttgcctccgtggatgtaggtttaactaccgaaccacgtaattcttgtgtcctttatttttctataattatttggtgtgcttgattccgcattctGCGCACAACACACAAAACTTTCCCCAACTTTCATACAAAAACCTGAGATCCAGTGGAGATAGTTGGCAGTTTTCTTGATTCACAATTTGCAGGaattttgggattttgggGACCAATAGTACTGGGCATTGTCACACCTCTTATTCCACTAATGGGGTTCCTTTTATAGATAAAATGGAACCCTTCGTTTGGTCTGTGTTTTTGCCTTGCTTATTAATCAATGCTGGCAAAggagtaaatttattttcaataagtTTCTCAGGTTTCTTGACAGTATAGTTCCTCATATGGATAGATACCTCTATGAAAATTTTTGCCATCATAATTCGTTCACTTTATTACAAATACCCTTTTCCGATGCCATTTCTCTTGGCCTCTTTTTGAACTGTCGAGGAATCTATGATATTCGAAATTTCAGCCGGGCCAATCAGCGTTAGGTactgtttattttaccaaaaacCCAGACAAGCCATTCACCATGCaagcaaaaaattttaattttgacatCATTGTTGAAGTCCGCTAGAGTTTTCTACGACACTTCAAGAAGATATGTTGTTGcataaacttttaaatagTGCATATGTAGTAAGTGAGAATCCTTTAGTCCACAAGAGTTGGTGGTTCTAAGGTGATTTAGAATGTTTGTATAAAACTCTGTGTCGATACATGCCGCCAATAGCGGCCAATTGTCAAAGGGTGATAGTTTTGCGCAGCAAGTTCCCGTGCGGCACTTGAGCGACCTTAGCGTGTGAGTCGCCAAGTAAGCCTAGATTACTCCCTAAACAAGCCAAGCACACACACTTGGAGAAAATGTTAAGGGAAGTAAGAGTGGAATGGTCAAAGATGATTGTATTACACTTTGAATAATTACAAGAGTGTTTGTACAAGAGAGCTTGAGAGCTAGTGTGCTAGGTGTGTTGTGTGGGTGTGTTGGTGGTTGTGAGAATGATGGGTGCTCacccatatttataggggGTGGAATGCCTAAttctagagaattctattacAAGTGGCAAAACACTAAGGGACCCAAGTGGTGAGTCCTAGAAAGTTCTAGTGAATGGATAATATGTAGAGAGTTCTAGACCTTTGGGCCTTGGTGGGGGTTTTGCTAAGTGCACCCCAGCTAGTTAGTTGTCTTGGTGGCCCAATTTCTAAGTTAACCCCCACTTCTAAGGGTATCCACCTTGAGTGCCAAGCGAGCCCGTGACACAATGCTCCTTGAAGTCCTACATATAGACCTCTATATTCTAAGTCTAGAGAAGTATATTGGCCGCTCCTTGCCTTTTGTGATCTCACGTCGATTAGATTAACGGCCATCACTAATTGATATCATCCTCAATGCATTTCACTAATTGATATCATCCTTATTCAATTTTCGGAgttatgtaatattttttcctCCTTATAAATAGAGCAGTACGTTAATGGTGGTTATATTGGTTTTATCTATCTTTCCTTGTTTCTACTTGTTGCCACAGCTACATCTATGGGAAAATGATCAAAATCCCTCATGTTTCAGTAAATCAATCATTTGCTccttatgttttaaaattcatcatcaaaaaatcttcaaccattgatcaagttttcaaaaaaagattttgtaacatttaattttttgtatcttttattattttgcttaGACGTATGTGGTAAAATTGATTATCCgttcatgaaaatttttatggctaaaatagtaaaatatacataaaatttgaaactctACAAAAAGTTTTCTAATGATAAAACAATTTGAGGGATTTTAAAACAGGagagaaaaatgattaatttgacAAACAATTGAGCTTTGATTATTTTTGCCCTTCATCTATTTGTTGACAATCCATACATTAAAGTAACCCGTCATTTCAGCACAAATCCTGGGCTTTGAATCACCATTTCTTCCACAACTGAAGCTTGTTGTTGCATCACCATAACTGATGCATTGCTCTTAAAATCTGAAGAAGCTAGTATATCGCCAACCACTCCCAATTCTTGACTTTCACTCCATTCTACTAATCCCGACAACACCGGCGAACAATAATCATGTGTTCTTCCGGTCAATATGAGTTCAAAATCATTGCCAATAGAATTAATCACATGAAATGTTTCTGATCCTTCTTTCACACTATGCTTAATGTACCTGACATTTTTGCTGTCCATGGTACTCATCCTCAAACCACTAATTAAGTTCAAATCGTTCTTTTCTTCAATCAAATCCTTAGTAGCATGGTTCACAGCAAAGAATCGGATGATTGTAAGCATAGCGTTTTGATCACCTGTCATGCGAGCACCATATGCTAGAGCCTCGCGATCATCGGGACCTCCTAAAAAAATCACGCAAACATTTATCGCCGATCTATGGGTGAAAATGTGTCTAGAGTTCATAAATTCTCGACGATCAAATAGAATTCCTACCGAGCACGGAGCCATTTTGAGTACCTTTTTCGTTATCTTTTTGATAACATAACTATTGGTTTTTTGAAATGGGATAATCACCAGGGATGTGCACTTCTCAAATGTCATTGAACAAATATCTTCGTGCATTGAATCATAGGGAGCAGTGGCTGTGAAGCATTGCAGTGAAAGGGAGCCACTACTTTGTTGTTCAAATTGGCGAAATGCATTAAGGATGAAATCAATTTTCGTTGGTTTAGAAGAAGATGGCATTTTGTCTAATCGATGTGAGATCACTAAAGGCAAAGAGTGGCCAACGTACTCTTCTAGGTTCAAAACATGGAGCTCCATTGGGCGTTGAGGAAAAATGGAGGCTCCAAGGACGTTAATAATGGTTGCAACATTGTTTTCTTCATAGATACACGCAAGAATGCGAAGCTCGGCATCATGTCTGGTGTGTTGTATTGTGCGTCTTTTGTAGGCTACATATCTTCTCGAAGTGTCATAAAAAACTCTAAGTAACGGTAAAGCAATAGCAGACTTCAACATTGCTGTCATGACCATTACGCCATAGCTCTCATCTGACAGCATCTGCATTtacattatcaaaatttagatactatatatatatatatatatatatatctagagagagagagagagagtcatttgtctaaatttttaacaaaatatgatCGTGTAATTAAACAGTACCTTACGTCGATTGCTACGGCTAAAGATTTGTATATCATAGATGCCTCGACAATTCAAAAGGAGGCCAAGGGAAAGAGCATCCATAAAGGGCATTTTATAATAGAGTGAAGGAATTATAATGGCAAAAAGTTTTACAGTAGTAGCAACCCATATGAGGAATTCTACTATCAAGAAACCAGTGAGTGTAGTCGAAAACAAATTAACTCCTTTGCCAGAATTGATTAAAAAGCAAGGCAAGAACACTGACCAAACAAAGGCTTCCATTTTGTCTGTTAAAAGGGATCCCATTGGTGGAATTAAAGGCGTGATAACCCCTAAAATTATTGGTCCCCAAAACCCTATAAGTCCCATGGATTCTGAAACAAAATAACTGCAAACGACCATGATATTCAAGGCTATTACATGTTCATTCTTCAAGCGTTTTCCCTCAGGAGTTTGCCTCATCATCCAAACCATGACAGGACGGATGATAAAAACAATGAATATAACAATCAGCATGAAGCTCATGAGATTTAAAAGGTTTATACTTCCAATACCCGCTTCTTGAATATCACTCAGGACTACAAGAACTGTTCCTAATGTCATGTTCAATAGGGTATTTGTCAAGGAAGAAGACAAAGCAAGGCGGCCTAGCTCTGAGTTTAGGAGCTTCATATCTGTCAAAATTTCCAAGATTCCGTAGAAGGATATTGTTGATTCTAGTCCTGTAACCATTTGGACGGACTCTCCAAGCTCTCCATCCAATGGATCGAATTGGTTTACTATCACGGTCGATAATGATGTTACTATCAATGGAAGCAAATAAGATCCAATGCCGATAACAATTCCCAGTCTTCCAGATTTTGTCATAATACTTAAGTCGGCTCTTACGCTAGTCACGAACGTTATGTAAATAAGACCAAAAGATTCGAAGACGCTAATCACCAATTGGGTCTTCGGTGTGAATATTTTTTTGCTCACCTTTTCATTGTGTCCAAGAAACGAGGGGCCTAACGCAATTCCTGCCtgtcaaaaaaaaatcccaaactAATGATCATTGTATGTAATGCGAATGAGATTCATTAATATTGTACTTGCAATGACTCTATTATCAATTAAATGTcgtgtaaaaataataataaacaaaaaaacacaCTTAAATGCACTATATTTTATTCTGTAATGTATGTATcaaaagtttttcttttaattctgatTAAAACAATTGTGCAATGTTCTCATTTTACCAACGTCTTTTTAGAAAGGGTTAGAGgtttgcatttaaaaaatgtgcagatgaactaaaaattttcatatccCATGCATTCCAATGCATCCCATCATAGGATTATATATGAAGATGATAGATATCGAGGTATAAGTGAGAGATATTTGTAAGAACTTACCAGCATCTGTGAAACAAAAGTAACCTGCACCCCTAAAGGCTGGAgaagtaaatgaaaaaatccTGTTAATAAAGAAACTAAAGAAATTGGAAACAGCACATATACGTGATCAGATATTTTTTCTGTCGAACCCGTTAATCTCAGCTTCGCATCCGGTTCGCAAAACCAAGTAACATTCTTGGAAGTCATTTCTAATTTGCCAGTGCATGAGAAGCAAACAAAatcttaacaaaattttataaagcaGAAGCGAAAAAGAAGTAataaccaaaatttaaaaaaaaaaagaaaagaaaagaaagataaaagtaTGGTTCTTGAACAATTAGAGAGGGGCTAGAGAGAAAATCACGGAGTGGTCGGTAATTAATCTAGCTATTTAAATGATTTGATTTAAGATATTGAATTTGTCCTTTGGCTGCATTGTGTGTTGATCAGTGTACGAATGGAGAATGTACAATTTTGGTTTTGTAACTTCCATGAACCTcagatgatgaattgatgaagaaaataaaaatttaggatttataataaatgggTGTGTAgagtatttttgtttttaagttgaagtaattatgttcttttaaataatttcatgaaagggtatttttgtaataaaatatattttaaaacaaagaGTGTTCaaagtttatttcttttagaGTGTAAATAACTTTatcctaataataattattctatATAACTATTTTTAGTACTGGAAGATCGATTAGAAGTTAGAATAATCCAATTAATtcctaaaaatgaaaataaaaaacccaAGTAATTCCAACCACGTTTgtcattttgtttgtttggttcttttttttttaaatcattgcACAAGgttatttatttgcttaattaGGGTAAAGATGTGTCTAATAGTGAATTTAGTTCATAAAATGGAAATTCCTCCACATAGGATCAAACAATTAAGTTTATAGGATCGAACACTTAAGTTAAATCCATACGCTCACATAAGTCTCGGCTGGAGTTTTGGTTTTACATTTAACTAAATTTACGCCAATATAATCCACACATAATGAGCCAAAGGACAAATTCAATATCTTAAATCAAATTATCTAGATAGGTAGATTAATTTCCGACCACTCCGTGATTTTCTTTCTAGCTCctctttaatttgttcaagaaccataattttctcttttcttttcttttccttttttgtttattttagttactacGTTTTATTTACCCTCTTCTGCTTTAcaaagttttgtttgtttctcaTGCTATGGGTAACCTGGCAAATTTGAAACGACTCCCAAGAATGTTTATTGGTTTTGTGAACCAACCGCGAAGCTAAGATTAACGGGTTCGAGAGGAAAAATATCTCATCATGCCAATGTGATGTTTCTGATTTCTTtagtttctttgttttttttttcaataatggACTCTAAAAGAGCTAAAGCACCTGGAGTGGGCAACCCCAGAAACATCATTATTAAGTGTGTTTCTTTAGTTTCTTTATTGACATGAATCTTTCACTTACTTCTCCAGCCTTTAGGGGTGCCGGTTACTCACAGATGCTAGTAAGTTCTTACAAATATCTCTCGCTTATACTTCAGTATCTATCGTCTACATTATCATATGATAGGATGGGGAATGCATGGTATATTTTAGTTCATCAgcatattttttgaaatataaaccTCCTGACCCTTTCTACAAagtctatttttttctttttatttaattatctacAAATACGTCATTGGAAATACACCCCACAATCAAAGCCCGACGGAAGtccaaacaaatttataattgtagTACAatgtagtaaaaaaaaaaaaaattaactcttgCCTGACACGTCAATATGTTTCAGACATGCATgataaacttaattatttgataagtgAATAGCACTTTGACTATCGCAATACACATTAATGTGATCCTGTACTGGTCATAAGTTTTTAAGTAAGCCTTATAACCAAATAGCCTCTTTAATAGCCTCTATAATTGTCATGTACTCAACTTTTGTTGTTGATAGAGCAATTGCAGATTGTAATGTAGATTTCTAACTTACTAGCCCTCCGG
It contains:
- the LOC102619317 gene encoding cation/H(+) antiporter 26-like, translating into MTKSGRLGIVIGIGSYLLPLIVTSLSTVIVNQFDPLDGELGESVQMVTGLESTISFYGILEILTDMKLLNSELGRLALSSSLTNTLLNMTLGTVLVVLSDIQEAGIGSINLLNLMSFMLIVIFIVFIIRPVMVWMMRQTPEGKRLKNEHVIALNIMVVCSYFVSESMGLIGFWGPIILGVITPLIPPMGSLLTDKMEAFVWSVFLPCFLINSGKGVNLFSTTLTGFLIVEFLIWVATTVKLFAIIIPSLYYKMPFMDALSLGLLLNCRGIYDIQIFSRSNRRKMLSDESYGVMVMTAMLKSAIALPLLRVFYDTSRRYVAYKRRTIQHTRHDAELRILACIYEENNVATIINVLGASIFPQRPMELHVLNLEEYVGHSLPLVISHRLDKMPSSSKPTKIDFILNAFRQFEQQSSGSLSLQCFTATAPYDSMHEDICSMTFEKCTSLVIIPFQKTNSYVIKKITKKVLKMAPCSVGILFDRREFMNSRHIFTHRSAINVCVIFLGGPDDREALAYGARMTGDQNAMLTIIRFFAVNHATKDLIEEKNDLNLISGLRMSTMDSKNVRYIKHSVKEGSETFHVINSIGNDFELILTGRTHDYCSPVLSGLVEWSESQELGVVGDILASSDFKSNASVMVMQQQASVVEEMVIQSPGFVLK